The following nucleotide sequence is from Alteromonas sp. V450.
AATGTACTAGAACAGTTTCCCGACATAGATTTAAAAGCAACAAAAGTGGGCATTTGGAGCCGTGTGGTTAAGCTGCGAGATACACTTACCGACGGCGACCGTATTGAAATTTACCGCCCGCTTATTGCCGACCCCAAAGAAATTAGAAAGCGTCGTGCAGAAAAAGCAAAAGAAGAAGGGCGTGCCGATAAGGTAACGGGTGGAAAGGTTAACCCACTAAAGGCTAAATCGTAGCAGCGCGATGTAAAACGATGATATTAAAAGGCCCTTTAAAGGGCCTTTTTTGACGTGGTCTATACGGTCTTATCGGCAATACTGCCGACCTCAAGAAACGGTGATGCGTCGATATCTTCAGCATCCATCATGCTAGCAATGCGCTGAACGGTGGCGACCATTTGACTTTGTTCCCATTCCTTTAGGTGCGAGAAACGCTCAACGAAGTGCTCCTGTAGCGGACGAGGAGCATCAACTACGGCTTCTTTACCACGCTCGGTTAGAAATACGCCAACTTTACGCTTATCTTGTGTACTTCGAATACGCGTGGCCAAGTCTCTTGATTCAAGACGGTCTAGAATATTGGTGATAGTAGCAGGGCTTAAATTAATGTTTTCTGCTATTTCTCGCACCATAATACCTGGTTGTTCTTGTATGTTTTGCATAACAAGCAACTGAGGCCCAGTAAGCCCAACATGTTTACTAAGTTGCTTGCTTCGCAAGTCTACAGCACGTATTACCCGCCGTAGTGCCACTAATAATTCTTCTTCTTTACGCATAGTACTTCCAACAAAATAGTAACGCGTGCGTTACTTGAGCAAATGAATAAAATGTTGGTGCTTGTGATAGTGATCAATCACATCGTTTATCACCGATATTTTAGACCAGCCCATAATATCATAATTCTGACCACCTTCACTGAGGTGTACTTCGGCGCGATAGTACGTTGCCTTTTGGTTTTCGTCCAGTGCTGGTGCATCAGATGGCCCAAATTCTGGTTGTTCTGTCGGCATAGGGTATACCGCATAGATAAATTCTGGATCGTTCCCCATGTCCACCGTAAGAATTAACGCTTCGTCTGTATCGCTTACTGTAGCGGTGAATTGCTGTGTTTTGAATTCTTCCCCCACTTCAAAAAGCGCAGGCTTCACAACCTTATTGATATAGCGCCTAACTGCATTTTCATCTGGAAACGTAACAATATTTTCAAGACGCTCTTTCCAGTTTTTGTCGCCTTCATTATGCTGAGGTGTTCCGGCTAGAACCTGCAAACTTTCACGCTTGTACGCTTCTACTCTCAGTGCTTTTAGTAAGCCTGATATTGCGATAAGCAAAACAATAGCGAAAGGGAGTGCGGCGGCAATGGTCATCGTCTGTAATGCACCTAAACCACCCGCGTACAGTAGTACTGCACTAACTACACCAACGCCTATCGCCCAGTAAACGCGCTGCCATAAGGGGGTGTTGTTTTCGCCATGAGAACAAAGCATGTCTACAACCATAGCGCCTGAATCACAAGAAGTAACAAAAAATACAACGACCATGAGTACGGCAATAAAACTCAATACGGAAGAGTATGGGAATTGTTCCAAGAATACGAATAATGCAACGGACGTATCTTCATTAACCATTTGAGCAAGCGCATCTTTGCCTTGTACCAACACTTGGTCAATGGCACCGTTGCCAAACACGGTCATCCAAAACAGCGTAAATGCTGATGGAATAAGCAGCACGCCCATGACAAATTCACGAATGGTTCTGCCGTAAGAAATACGGGCGATAAATAGGCCTACGAACGGTGCCCATGCTAGCCACCATCCCCAGTAAAAGATAGTCCAGCCACCAATCCAGTCTGTTTTTTCATAGGCAAATAGGTTAAACGTGTTGCGCACTAAATCTGACAAATATGCCCCAGTGTTTTGCATAAATGCCTGCAGTAAGAACACTGTCGGGCCCAAAACCAACACCGTCAGCAGTAATAAAATAGCAAGTACCATGTTGGTTTCAGATAACCGTCGAATGCCTTTGTCTAACCCCGTGGTTACAGAAATAACGGCTAACCCTACAACACCTGCCATTATGGCAATTTGTACACCCGTATTTGACGGCAGTCCGAATAAATAGTTAAAGCCAGCATTAACTTGCGACGCACCGAAACCAAGCGACGTAGAAACGCCGAAAACGGTTGAGGTAACAGCGAAAATATCAACAACGTGACCAGGCCACCCATATATTTTGTCGCCAATAAGAGGGTAGAGTGCTGAACGAAGCGTTAGTGGTAAATTTTGGCGGTAGGCAAAATAGCCTAAAATGAGTGCAACAACGGCATAAATAGCCCAAGCATGAACACCCCAGTGAAAAAATGTGGTTTTCATGGCTTCTCGCACAGCGTCGATGCTTTCTGCTTGAGCAGTGGGTGGAGCCATAAAGTGCATTAGCGGCTCAGCAACACCAAAAAACATTAACCCGATACCCATGCCGGCGGCGAACAGCATACTCAGCCATGTACCAAAACTAAATTCTGGCGTGGCGTGGTCTGGACCGAGTTTGATTTCTCCGTAGCGAGACATGCCAAGAAATACAACAAACAAGACAATTGCAGCAACGGTAAATACGTAAAACCAACTGCCGTTAGTTACTATTACGCTTTGCAACTGCTGAAAAATAGCGTCTGCTTTTTTCGGGGCACCTGCGGCAAAAATGAGTAAACAAACGATTATTGCTGACGACGTAATAAACACCGGTTTGTTCAAAGGTGAAGTTTTAATGTTTTCACTCACGCAAAAATGATCCTTTCTCTTCCTTCGGGTTAAAGCTTTTACGTTGAAATATACCGCATGGAGCACTTTTTATAAACATCAGCTGAAATAATTAGAGGTAAATCTTTATTTTATGATCTTTTTAAAGGCTTTCTTTTGAATATTTAGCTTTGTGAATGCTTGTACATCTTTCGAATAAGATTTATTCGTTAGAGTAGAAATTATCTTGGTATGGTGTATCTTTATATATGATCTTTTTGATACGTGTAAGAAGTAAACACTATCCGAAGAATTAATAATAATTGAAGGAAACACACACCCATGCGAAAAACTCAGCTAAGCTGTGCAATTGTCGCTGCACTGGCTTCCACTCATCTGTACGCGCAAGAATCTGAAGCCCCCGCTAAACTCGAAACCATTGAAGTTACAGCCACTAAACGCGCTGAATCAATTCAAGACGTGCCCGTAGCGGTAACGGCGCTAAATGGAAAAGCGTTAGAAAACCTTGGTATTGATAACTTCCAAGATTACGTAGAGTTTTTGCCCAATGTGGTGTTTCAGGGCACAGGCCCTGGTCAGAATGAAATTTATATTCGCGGTGCAGCAACAACACAGTCGAACATCATGCTTTCATCTGTTCAGGCGTTGCAGCCGTCAGTAGCGTTTTATCTTGATGAGATGCCGGTTTCGATGGCAGGGCGCAACTTAGATGTTTACGCAACTGATGTTCAGCGTGTAGAGGTACTTCCTGGGCCACAGGGGACCTTGTTCGGTGCAAGCTCTCAGGCGGGAACCATTCGACTTATTACAAATAAACCGGATCACACAAGCTTTGCCGCAGGTTTCGACACCAATATTGGCTTTACCAAAGGTGGCGAAATGAGTAACGCCGTCGAGGCTTATTTCAATATGCCGCTTACTGATGATTTAGCAGTGCGTGTGGCTGCTTACAACGATAAGCAAGGTGGTTGGATAGATAACGTCATGAATGTGCCAGGTGAGGGCGGTTACATTGGCAGTGCG
It contains:
- a CDS encoding MarR family winged helix-turn-helix transcriptional regulator; its protein translation is MRKEEELLVALRRVIRAVDLRSKQLSKHVGLTGPQLLVMQNIQEQPGIMVREIAENINLSPATITNILDRLESRDLATRIRSTQDKRKVGVFLTERGKEAVVDAPRPLQEHFVERFSHLKEWEQSQMVATVQRIASMMDAEDIDASPFLEVGSIADKTV
- a CDS encoding RnfH family protein; this encodes MSKKLINIEVAYALPTKQTIIDVAIHENATVEEAIEASNVLEQFPDIDLKATKVGIWSRVVKLRDTLTDGDRIEIYRPLIADPKEIRKRRAEKAKEEGRADKVTGGKVNPLKAKS
- a CDS encoding choline BCCT transporter BetT — protein: MSENIKTSPLNKPVFITSSAIIVCLLIFAAGAPKKADAIFQQLQSVIVTNGSWFYVFTVAAIVLFVVFLGMSRYGEIKLGPDHATPEFSFGTWLSMLFAAGMGIGLMFFGVAEPLMHFMAPPTAQAESIDAVREAMKTTFFHWGVHAWAIYAVVALILGYFAYRQNLPLTLRSALYPLIGDKIYGWPGHVVDIFAVTSTVFGVSTSLGFGASQVNAGFNYLFGLPSNTGVQIAIMAGVVGLAVISVTTGLDKGIRRLSETNMVLAILLLLTVLVLGPTVFLLQAFMQNTGAYLSDLVRNTFNLFAYEKTDWIGGWTIFYWGWWLAWAPFVGLFIARISYGRTIREFVMGVLLIPSAFTLFWMTVFGNGAIDQVLVQGKDALAQMVNEDTSVALFVFLEQFPYSSVLSFIAVLMVVVFFVTSCDSGAMVVDMLCSHGENNTPLWQRVYWAIGVGVVSAVLLYAGGLGALQTMTIAAALPFAIVLLIAISGLLKALRVEAYKRESLQVLAGTPQHNEGDKNWKERLENIVTFPDENAVRRYINKVVKPALFEVGEEFKTQQFTATVSDTDEALILTVDMGNDPEFIYAVYPMPTEQPEFGPSDAPALDENQKATYYRAEVHLSEGGQNYDIMGWSKISVINDVIDHYHKHQHFIHLLK